From the Bacteroidota bacterium genome, the window CGCGAGGTGGTCAATTTGAACCGGCGCACACTGGATATTTAGAGCGTTTTTTCCAGCCTGAGAACATACAAAATAGAATAACGAGTTTTTTCATTGGATATGTGTATTGAATTTTGAAACTATACTACTTTTAAACCTTGTTTTCTCTGCCAATGAAGTTGTAATATTTTGGCGTGTTCATTCGGAGTGATTTTTATATACCTCATAAATGCCTTTTCAGTTTTATGACCTGTTATTTTCATAATAGTAATTATTGGCACTCCGTCCAAATATGCGTTAGTTGAGAATGACCTTCTGGCAGTATGGGTAGTAATTAACTCGTATTTCTTCACCATCTTTGAAACGTTCATTCCGCCCTTTGTTTTGGTGTGTGTGGTCAGCTCCTGCATTATTTCTTTTGTTTCACCAATCTTTTTAAGGTAGGCATTCATTTTTTGGTTCGATAATGCACGAGGAAGTGAATTTTGTGTGGTACCATTGTATTTATTCAATATTTCTTTAACCGTCCAGTGTATAGGTATCACAACTGGTTCCCTTGTTTTCTGCGTTTCAATTTCAAGAAATTCCCCATCTTTATTTTTAATAATATTCTCAGGTTGAATCTTTGAAAAGTCAGAAAACCGCAATCCAGTCCAACAACCAACAATAAACAAGTCTCGGACACGTTCTAACTTCGTATCATCTGATAAGTCGAGGTTATACAGCTCCTGCAATTCCCTTTCAGATAAATAGACACTTTCTGTTTTTTCCGTAATAACTCTGAACCGTTTACTTTTAAATGCAATTGATTCATTAATTCCTCTTTCAGTTGCCTCATTTAATACGGTTTTTAGAATTTTTATATGTTTGCCGATAGTGTTGGTTGAGTACCTTTTTTCTTTAGTAAGATATTCTGTGAAATCAATGTAAAAATCTAAATCTATTGAGTTAAAATTGATCTTTATTCTTTTTGCCGTTTGGTATGCCTGTAATACAGTTTTTGCGTTCTGGTATGTTTGTATAGTCGCACTCGAAAACATTTTCCCGGTCTTTTCATTTACTTTATTCTTTGACTCGTTAATAAACTGGTCAAAGAATTGGAATAGGTTTATTTTTTGAGGCGTGTTCTTGTCGCTAAAACCAGTATAAAGTATTTCCCTGAGTTCATCAAATGATGGTTGTCGTTGATCATTGTCATTCTGAAATCGACGGAAAAGGTCTTTCGCTCTTGACTTAATTCTATCCAGTCTTGTATTAAACTCTGGGAATTCAGGGATTTGTGCCTTTTCTTTTACCGATTGAGTTTTAAGGTTCCAAAATTTGGGGTTAATGCGCTCATTGGTTGGGAAAACCAATCTTTTATTATTCCACCGTATAACAAGATTAATAGGTGTTTCTTTGGTACTGGACCAATCCCTCAGATTGAAATTGTATTTTGCCATCCTTGTATGTTTGAAAATTGAACATAGCAAATATAGTAAAAAAGTGTTTGGTTGTCGGTTTGGTTGTCGCTATTTTTTAATTAGTCTTTACTTCTCCTTACTTGTCTTATTTACTAATCAACACTAAAACCTTATATACAGTAAGAAAAGGAATAAGAAATAGATAATTGCAAAATGAAAGGTTCTTGTCCCGTCCGGACCGCTCTTTAAAGAACAAAACATCATAAAACCTCTTAAAACAAGCATTTTAAGGGGTTTTTTGTTTTTAGGTGCAACAGAGGTACAACACTATCGCTGTGACGCATTATGTGAAGATGCCTTAGTGAGCTCAGCGTAATCCTGAGATATGTCCGCCTTATTGATAACACGAAGTCGAGCAACCGTTGTTTGTTGCCTTGAAAATAAAAATGAAGTCACGCTTCTTTCCTTCCTACTAGCGATAAGTTTACGAAGTGGAAACGAATAGATTTATGATTTTCAACCTGATATATTTTGAATGCTTCTATTATTATCTTATCTTTGGCAAAGTGATACATAAGACAGGGTTTTAAAGACGACCTGAAATTAATGCATATTTTAAAAAGTGATGCACTTCCATTATTAAAATGAATTGCTTTGATTCCTAATAGAATGAAAATTATCTGTCTGACTGTTGGTCTCGTATTAACTTCAGCATTTGTGCACTCTCAAAACTATCATATTAGTTTTGTCGGCATTGGCGCAAGCAGCATTGTTGATAGTGTTAAGGTGGAAAATCTTACACAATGTACAAATTTAGTACTATCAGGTGGCAGTATTTTGCACCTTTCTGCAACTGCTGGAATGGCAGATGCGGAGACAAATAACAAAAAATTATTTTCACTGTATCCTAACCCGTTTATAGAATTATGCAATATTGAATTTGAAGCCCCTCTCTCAGGAAATACTTCAATTGAGATATATAGCGTTGAAGGCATGAGAATAATCGGAATTCAAAAGATATTGAAACAAGGATTACACAGGTTTCAAGTTTCCGGAATTGGAAGTGGGGTTTATTTTATTCAAGTGAGAGGAGAATCGTGGTCTTATTTCGGGAAAATACTGAGTAATTGCACGGGAACGATTATGCCAAATATTGTCTGCCAAAATTTAATATCACCATTTTTGGCTCCCGAACATAAAAAATTGGAGACCATCAATAATGGTAAAGATGTGGAGGATTTCGTTCAAATGCAGTATAATGATGGGGACAGGCTAAAAATAACAGGGAAATCTGGTATATACCGAACTGTTTTTATGCTTGTTCCTACACAAGATCAAACAGTAACTTTCAATTTCATTGACTGTACAGATGGTGATGATAAT encodes:
- a CDS encoding site-specific integrase, coding for MAKYNFNLRDWSSTKETPINLVIRWNNKRLVFPTNERINPKFWNLKTQSVKEKAQIPEFPEFNTRLDRIKSRAKDLFRRFQNDNDQRQPSFDELREILYTGFSDKNTPQKINLFQFFDQFINESKNKVNEKTGKMFSSATIQTYQNAKTVLQAYQTAKRIKINFNSIDLDFYIDFTEYLTKEKRYSTNTIGKHIKILKTVLNEATERGINESIAFKSKRFRVITEKTESVYLSERELQELYNLDLSDDTKLERVRDLFIVGCWTGLRFSDFSKIQPENIIKNKDGEFLEIETQKTREPVVIPIHWTVKEILNKYNGTTQNSLPRALSNQKMNAYLKKIGETKEIMQELTTHTKTKGGMNVSKMVKKYELITTHTARRSFSTNAYLDGVPIITIMKITGHKTEKAFMRYIKITPNEHAKILQLHWQRKQGLKVV
- a CDS encoding FISUMP domain-containing protein, encoding MIPNRMKIICLTVGLVLTSAFVHSQNYHISFVGIGASSIVDSVKVENLTQCTNLVLSGGSILHLSATAGMADAETNNKKLFSLYPNPFIELCNIEFEAPLSGNTSIEIYSVEGMRIIGIQKILKQGLHRFQVSGIGSGVYFIQVRGESWSYFGKILSNCTGTIMPNIVCQNLISPFLAPEHKKLETINNGKDVEDFVQMQYNDGDRLKITGKSGIYRTVFMLVPTQDQTVTFNFIDCTDGDDNHYPVVQIGGQIWMAENMKTTKFRDGTTIPFVPDDQTWLNLSEGFYCTYNNTNNADTINMYGCYYNYFALIGAYTIAPAGWHVPTDAEWTTLSTFLGGDSIAGGKMKEHCLTHWSVPDSTTNESGFSAIPAGCRSIQGPILFEYGGEGFWWSSTNYCNNTTAFVRFMYYGDSVIARGAFPQHYGFSVRCVKD